A window from Lactiplantibacillus pentosus encodes these proteins:
- a CDS encoding alpha-galactosidase, with product MAVTLQQTLINIDEQHLVFHLHNDQISYILGVETGGVLAHLYFGPRVRGYHGERQYPRIDRGFSGNLPNTTDRTYSKDDLPQEYGGNNTGDYRQPAAIIRAANGARTVDFRYQDCRLEAGKPDLKGLPQTYVEAEDEAQTLIVTMRDATLGVTAELAYTIYRDRPVITRSARIINHSEQPVDLEKVASMQMDLPTQPLDAISLPGSYARERQMSRERLHRGLTQFESRRGASSHHMNPFVALADPDTNEFRGNVLGALLIYSGNHQFSLERDPIGQTRLTVGINEYNFDWQLAAGDSFQTPEVAMVYSTTGLNGMSQVYHDLLRERVARSRYKHEPRPILINNWEATYFDFDADKIQSILDAAAPLGIEMFVLDDGWFGHRNDDNSSLGDWFVNREKLPAGLADISKRTHDKGMRFGLWFEPENISADSTLYRQHPDWVLGVPDRGRTLSRNEYVLDFSQPAVVDNLFEQMTAVLDKVPIDYIKWDMNRNLTEVYSPHSASEHEGETSHRFILGVYDLMERLTKRYPQILFEGCSGGGGRFDAGLMYYMPQSWPSDNNDPIERLKIQYGTSLVYPISAITAHVGTSPDELLGRSTSMKMRSAVAMSGTLGYELDAAQLSDADKAAVKEQVAFYKQHRDLIQYGTFYRLESPFDSNTVAWQFVSHDQREALLFTFVILGAVQPEPHITKMAGLDPEQTYVEADSQRAYGGDELMQLGLYTTPVQTSDFTAQIHYFRAKD from the coding sequence ATGGCAGTGACGTTGCAGCAAACTTTGATTAATATTGACGAACAGCACCTGGTCTTTCATCTGCATAACGATCAGATTTCGTATATCTTAGGTGTTGAAACGGGTGGGGTCCTCGCTCACTTGTACTTTGGCCCGCGGGTCCGTGGCTATCACGGTGAACGCCAGTATCCACGAATCGACCGCGGCTTTTCAGGTAACTTACCGAACACCACGGACCGGACGTATTCGAAGGATGATCTCCCACAGGAATATGGTGGCAATAACACCGGTGATTACCGCCAACCAGCTGCGATTATTCGCGCCGCAAATGGGGCCCGGACCGTGGACTTTCGGTACCAAGATTGTCGGCTGGAAGCGGGTAAACCCGATTTGAAAGGCTTGCCACAGACGTACGTCGAAGCGGAAGATGAAGCTCAAACGTTGATTGTGACGATGCGTGACGCGACGTTAGGGGTGACCGCGGAATTGGCGTACACCATCTATCGTGATCGTCCGGTCATCACGCGGAGTGCCCGCATCATCAATCACAGTGAGCAACCCGTTGATTTGGAGAAAGTGGCTTCAATGCAGATGGACCTGCCAACGCAGCCACTGGACGCCATCTCATTGCCTGGTAGTTACGCGCGTGAACGTCAAATGAGTCGTGAACGGCTTCATCGCGGCCTCACTCAGTTTGAAAGCCGCCGGGGTGCCAGTTCTCATCATATGAACCCGTTTGTGGCACTCGCTGATCCAGATACGAACGAATTTCGGGGCAACGTACTCGGGGCGTTGTTGATTTATTCTGGTAACCACCAATTCAGTCTGGAACGGGACCCAATCGGTCAGACCCGTCTGACGGTCGGCATCAACGAATATAACTTTGATTGGCAATTAGCGGCTGGTGACAGTTTCCAGACGCCAGAAGTGGCGATGGTTTATTCAACGACCGGCTTGAACGGCATGTCGCAAGTCTATCACGACTTATTGCGGGAACGCGTTGCACGGAGCCGTTACAAGCACGAACCACGGCCGATCCTGATCAATAACTGGGAAGCAACCTACTTTGACTTCGATGCGGATAAGATTCAGAGCATTTTGGATGCGGCCGCACCGTTGGGAATCGAAATGTTTGTGTTGGATGATGGCTGGTTCGGTCATCGGAATGATGATAACAGCTCACTGGGCGACTGGTTCGTCAACCGGGAGAAATTACCGGCGGGCCTAGCTGATATTAGCAAACGGACCCATGATAAGGGGATGCGTTTTGGTCTGTGGTTCGAACCGGAAAATATTTCGGCGGACTCGACCCTCTATCGGCAACATCCCGACTGGGTCTTAGGCGTCCCTGATCGTGGCCGGACCTTGTCACGGAACGAATATGTTCTTGATTTTAGCCAACCGGCAGTCGTTGACAACTTGTTTGAACAGATGACCGCGGTGCTGGATAAAGTGCCAATCGATTATATCAAGTGGGACATGAACCGGAACCTGACGGAAGTCTATTCGCCGCATAGCGCTTCTGAACATGAAGGTGAGACCAGTCACCGCTTTATTCTGGGCGTTTATGACCTGATGGAGCGTTTGACGAAACGCTATCCACAGATTTTGTTTGAAGGTTGCTCCGGTGGGGGTGGGCGTTTCGATGCCGGGCTAATGTACTACATGCCACAAAGCTGGCCATCAGATAACAATGACCCCATCGAACGCTTGAAGATTCAATACGGGACTTCGTTAGTTTACCCCATCTCTGCGATTACGGCGCACGTCGGGACGAGTCCTGACGAATTATTAGGTCGGTCGACCTCGATGAAGATGCGGAGTGCGGTCGCAATGAGCGGCACACTGGGCTATGAATTGGATGCGGCCCAGTTGAGTGATGCGGATAAGGCTGCCGTTAAGGAACAAGTGGCGTTCTACAAGCAACACCGTGATTTGATCCAATACGGGACGTTCTATCGTCTTGAAAGTCCATTTGACTCCAATACTGTGGCTTGGCAATTTGTCAGTCACGATCAACGCGAAGCTTTGTTATTCACCTTTGTGATTTTAGGTGCCGTTCAGCCAGAACCCCATATTACTAAGATGGCGGGACTGGATCCTGAACAGACCTACGTTGAAGCCGACAGCCAGCGCGCTTATGGCGGGGATGAACTCATGCAACTAGGTCTCTATACGACGCCGGTCCAAACCAGTGATTTCACTGCTCAGATTCACTATTTCCGGGCAAAGGATTAG
- a CDS encoding LacI family DNA-binding transcriptional regulator, translating to MAVTLKDIANRADVSLATVSRVLNYDRTLSVSDQTRQRVFAIAAELRYSKRKRRDVKTMMRKNIAVIQWYSKTQEHDDLYYLAIRKGIEHQAQVYGFTTTSIFQNKLDQVGDDIDAVIAVGKFSPTQVRQLSELTPQLVFVDDDQFAQGFSSVVTDFTFATSRVVDYFWRRGIQDIGMIYGQEWSTDQQVEIPNQRQQSFKQALERHHAYHPEYVLAGDYTSQSGYVTMKRAIAALGPRLPHAFFVANDPMAAGALKALQQAKIAVPGRAKLFSFNNTSLAEYVYPEISSVNVETELMGKTAVDLLVSRFQDAHQAAQRIELGTTLVERESTK from the coding sequence ATGGCCGTCACGTTAAAAGATATTGCCAACCGGGCGGATGTCTCGCTGGCAACGGTCTCGCGAGTATTGAATTATGATCGCACGCTGTCTGTGAGCGACCAGACGCGCCAACGGGTGTTTGCCATCGCCGCAGAGCTACGTTATAGCAAGCGCAAACGGCGAGACGTGAAAACGATGATGCGTAAGAATATTGCAGTGATCCAGTGGTATTCCAAGACGCAGGAGCACGATGATCTGTATTACTTAGCGATTCGCAAAGGAATTGAACATCAGGCCCAGGTCTACGGTTTCACCACCACGAGCATTTTTCAAAACAAATTGGATCAGGTCGGTGATGATATCGACGCGGTAATTGCGGTGGGGAAGTTTAGCCCGACGCAAGTGCGCCAGTTGAGTGAATTGACCCCGCAACTCGTGTTTGTGGACGATGACCAGTTTGCGCAGGGCTTCAGTAGCGTCGTCACGGACTTCACGTTTGCCACGAGTCGGGTCGTCGACTATTTCTGGCGGCGCGGGATCCAAGATATTGGCATGATCTATGGTCAGGAGTGGTCGACGGATCAACAAGTTGAGATTCCAAATCAGCGCCAACAAAGCTTCAAGCAAGCGTTAGAGCGTCACCATGCCTATCATCCTGAGTATGTCTTGGCTGGCGACTACACGAGTCAGTCTGGCTATGTAACGATGAAACGGGCGATTGCCGCGCTAGGGCCGCGTTTGCCACACGCTTTTTTCGTGGCTAATGATCCAATGGCGGCGGGGGCCTTGAAAGCCTTGCAGCAAGCCAAAATTGCCGTTCCTGGACGCGCCAAACTGTTTAGCTTCAACAACACCTCGTTGGCGGAATACGTATACCCTGAAATCAGCTCGGTCAACGTTGAGACCGAACTGATGGGCAAGACCGCCGTTGATCTGTTAGTCAGCCGATTCCAAGACGCCCACCAAGCGGCCCAACGAATCGAGCTGGGAACGACACTGGTGGAACGGGAGAGTACGAAATAA
- a CDS encoding UDP-glucose--hexose-1-phosphate uridylyltransferase yields the protein MTSLDQFVDAVIASPSQYTAMDRIYVHNRVLGLVGEGEPVAAADDQLTSLTDALVETAIQNGKIEASQSDRDILADQLMDLVTPLPSVLNQRFWDKYQDSPKAATDYFFNLSKANDYIKTRAIAKNVVFPAKTAFGDLEITINLSKPEKDPKAIAAARNQPQDGYPLCQLCMQNEGYLGRLGYPARSNHRIVRLTLGGDTWGFQYSPYAYFNEHSIFLDQEHRPMVINRQTFTNLLEIVRQFPHYFVGSNADLPIVGGSMLSHEHYQGGRHDFPMMKAPIARSIDLGIAGVKAGIVKWPMSTIRLSSPDVLALTDAAVKIHDIWMNYSDESVDVRAYTDGTRHHTTTPIARKVGDDYVLDIVLRDNQTSAEFPDGIFHPHQDVQHIKKENIGLIEVMGRAILPARLKTELAEVGKYLLDQPNEMVPMHQAWADQLKADNTITADNVTTVIDKAVGNVFARVLADAGVFKWDDQGEAAFDRFIATLKD from the coding sequence ATGACGAGTTTAGATCAATTTGTTGATGCTGTGATTGCCTCACCATCACAATATACCGCGATGGACCGCATTTACGTGCACAATCGGGTCTTAGGACTCGTTGGTGAAGGCGAACCAGTCGCTGCGGCGGATGACCAGTTAACGAGTTTGACGGATGCGTTGGTCGAAACGGCGATCCAAAATGGCAAGATCGAAGCGTCCCAGTCGGATCGCGATATCTTGGCTGACCAGTTGATGGACTTAGTGACACCGTTGCCATCAGTCCTCAACCAACGTTTCTGGGACAAGTATCAAGACAGTCCCAAAGCGGCGACGGATTACTTCTTTAATTTGAGCAAAGCCAACGACTACATCAAGACGCGGGCGATTGCCAAAAACGTGGTCTTCCCAGCTAAAACGGCCTTTGGTGACCTCGAAATCACCATCAATCTCTCGAAGCCTGAAAAGGATCCCAAAGCGATTGCGGCCGCGCGGAATCAACCACAAGATGGCTACCCATTGTGTCAGTTATGTATGCAAAACGAAGGCTACTTAGGTCGCTTAGGTTATCCAGCACGGAGTAACCACCGCATCGTGCGGTTGACATTAGGCGGGGATACTTGGGGTTTCCAGTACTCCCCTTATGCCTATTTCAATGAACATTCGATCTTCTTGGATCAAGAACACCGGCCAATGGTCATCAACCGGCAAACGTTTACGAACTTACTCGAAATCGTCCGTCAATTTCCACATTACTTTGTGGGCAGTAATGCGGACTTGCCGATCGTTGGTGGTTCGATGTTGTCACACGAACACTATCAAGGGGGTCGGCACGACTTTCCAATGATGAAGGCGCCAATCGCGCGGTCAATCGACTTAGGAATCGCCGGCGTCAAAGCGGGCATCGTTAAGTGGCCAATGTCAACGATTCGGTTATCAAGTCCGGATGTCTTGGCGTTGACGGATGCCGCTGTCAAGATTCATGACATTTGGATGAACTACTCAGACGAAAGCGTGGATGTCCGTGCCTATACGGATGGTACTCGCCATCACACGACGACGCCCATCGCCCGTAAAGTTGGCGACGATTACGTTTTAGATATCGTGCTACGCGATAACCAGACGTCCGCTGAATTCCCTGATGGTATCTTCCATCCACATCAGGATGTGCAACATATCAAGAAGGAAAATATCGGTTTGATCGAAGTCATGGGCCGCGCTATTTTACCAGCACGTCTCAAGACGGAGTTGGCTGAAGTGGGCAAATATTTGTTGGATCAGCCAAACGAAATGGTCCCAATGCATCAAGCATGGGCTGACCAATTGAAGGCTGATAACACGATCACTGCCGATAATGTCACCACGGTGATCGACAAAGCAGTCGGCAATGTTTTTGCCCGCGTGCTGGCAGATGCCGGCGTCTTCAAGTGGGACGATCAAGGCGAAGCAGCGTTTGACCGGTTCATTGCAACACTCAAAGACTAA
- a CDS encoding glycoside hydrolase family 2 TIM barrel-domain containing protein codes for MQANLQWLDDPEVFRVNQLPAHSDHHYYHDAAEIKTGSRFVKSLNGAWRFNFAKTPAERPVDFYQPDFDASDFDTIQVPGHIELAGYGQIQYINTLYPWEGKIYRRPPYTLNQDQLTPGLFSDADDNTVGSYLKTFDLDDAFKGQRVIIQFQGVEEALYVWLNGHFIGYAEDSFTPSEFDLTPYIQDTGNVLAVRVYKRSTASFIEDQDMFRFSGIFRDVNLLAEPATHLNDLDLRPTVNKDFESGVLNVTTKLTGDAATLALTVKDQDGQVVATQTQTGSDTVKFDAMAFDQVQLWSPASPYLYQLLIEVYDANHELLEVVPYKFGFRTVELRDDKVIYVNNQRLVINGVNRHEWNAHTGRVITMADMTADIQTMLANNINADRTCHYPDQLPWYQLCDEAGIYLMAENNLESHGSWQKMGAIEPSYNVPGDNPHWLEAVVDRARSNYEWFKNHPSIIFWSLGNESFAGEDIAAMQVFYKQHDDSRLVHYEGVVHTPELKDRISDVESRMYEKPDEIAAYLDDNPAKPFLDCEYMHDMGNSLGGMKSYNDLIDKYPMYQGGFIWDFIDQALFVHDPVTDQDVLRYGGDFDERHSDYEFSGDGLMFADRSPKPAMQEVKYYYGLHK; via the coding sequence ATGCAAGCTAATCTTCAATGGTTAGACGACCCGGAAGTGTTCCGGGTTAACCAATTACCTGCGCATAGTGACCATCACTATTATCACGACGCAGCTGAAATCAAAACTGGCAGTCGTTTCGTTAAGTCCTTAAATGGTGCTTGGCGCTTCAACTTTGCCAAGACACCAGCCGAACGCCCCGTTGATTTCTATCAACCGGACTTTGATGCGAGTGACTTCGACACGATTCAAGTCCCCGGCCACATCGAACTCGCTGGGTACGGTCAGATTCAATACATCAATACGCTCTATCCGTGGGAAGGTAAAATTTACCGGCGCCCACCATACACCCTGAATCAGGATCAATTAACCCCTGGCCTGTTCAGTGATGCTGACGACAACACGGTCGGCTCATACCTTAAAACATTCGATTTAGACGATGCCTTCAAAGGGCAACGGGTCATCATTCAATTCCAAGGGGTTGAAGAAGCCTTATACGTTTGGTTGAATGGGCACTTCATCGGTTACGCCGAAGATAGTTTTACACCATCTGAATTCGACTTGACGCCCTACATCCAAGACACCGGCAACGTCTTAGCCGTTCGGGTCTACAAACGGAGTACGGCATCCTTTATCGAAGACCAAGATATGTTCCGCTTTTCAGGGATTTTCCGTGACGTCAATTTATTGGCCGAACCTGCCACCCACCTCAACGACTTGGATTTACGTCCAACTGTTAACAAAGATTTTGAAAGCGGTGTCTTGAATGTCACCACTAAGCTGACTGGCGATGCGGCCACTTTGGCACTCACCGTTAAGGATCAGGACGGTCAAGTTGTTGCAACGCAAACCCAAACGGGCAGTGACACCGTGAAATTTGACGCAATGGCTTTTGACCAAGTTCAGCTCTGGTCACCAGCTTCACCGTATCTCTATCAATTACTGATTGAAGTTTACGATGCTAATCACGAGCTTTTAGAAGTCGTTCCTTACAAGTTTGGCTTCCGGACCGTTGAACTCCGTGACGACAAGGTCATTTACGTCAACAATCAACGACTGGTCATCAACGGCGTCAACCGACACGAATGGAATGCGCATACTGGTCGGGTGATTACGATGGCCGATATGACCGCCGATATTCAGACGATGTTAGCGAATAACATCAACGCTGATCGGACTTGCCACTACCCAGACCAATTGCCATGGTATCAACTCTGTGATGAAGCTGGCATCTATTTAATGGCTGAAAACAACTTGGAATCACACGGTTCTTGGCAAAAGATGGGCGCAATCGAACCGTCCTACAACGTCCCTGGCGACAATCCACACTGGCTTGAAGCCGTGGTGGACCGGGCCCGTTCGAATTACGAATGGTTCAAGAATCACCCATCCATCATTTTCTGGTCACTCGGTAACGAATCATTCGCTGGCGAAGACATTGCCGCAATGCAAGTCTTCTACAAGCAACACGACGATTCACGACTCGTTCATTACGAAGGTGTGGTGCACACGCCTGAACTAAAAGACCGGATTTCAGATGTCGAAAGTCGGATGTACGAAAAGCCGGACGAGATCGCCGCTTATTTGGACGACAACCCGGCCAAGCCATTCCTCGATTGCGAATATATGCATGATATGGGGAATTCACTCGGTGGCATGAAGTCTTACAACGATTTGATTGATAAATACCCAATGTATCAAGGCGGCTTTATCTGGGACTTTATCGACCAAGCCCTGTTCGTTCATGATCCAGTCACTGACCAAGACGTCCTTCGTTACGGTGGCGACTTCGATGAACGCCATTCTGACTATGAATTTTCCGGTGACGGCTTAATGTTTGCCGACCGGTCGCCAAAACCAGCAATGCAAGAGGTGAAATATTACTATGGCTTACACAAATAA
- the galE gene encoding UDP-glucose 4-epimerase GalE: MAVLVLGGAGYIGSHAVDRLIAKGYDVAVVDNLVTGHRAAVNDQARFYEGDVRDTAFMNTVFDQENVEGVIHFAAFSVVPESMKDPLKYFDNNTAGMVKLLEVMAKHDVKRIVFSSTAATYGEPKQVPIKESDPQVPTNPYGESKLAMEKIMHWSDLAYGIKFVALRYFNVAGAKPDGSIGEDHAPETHLVPIILQVAAGERDQLQIFGDDYPTPDGTNVRDYVHVVDLADAHILALEYLKQGHDSDAFNLGSSTGFSNKQMLDAAREVTGKPIPAVMAPRRAGDPSTLVAASDKARKVLGWKPQYDDVKEIIKTAWTWKESHPAGYDDRGGQN, from the coding sequence ATGGCAGTTTTAGTTTTAGGTGGTGCCGGTTACATCGGTTCACACGCGGTTGATCGGTTGATTGCAAAAGGGTACGATGTGGCGGTTGTGGACAACCTGGTCACTGGGCACCGAGCAGCGGTCAACGATCAAGCTCGATTTTATGAAGGTGATGTGCGGGATACGGCGTTCATGAATACCGTATTTGACCAAGAAAACGTTGAAGGTGTCATTCATTTCGCCGCATTCTCAGTGGTCCCAGAATCGATGAAGGATCCGCTCAAGTATTTTGACAACAACACGGCCGGCATGGTCAAGTTGTTGGAAGTTATGGCTAAGCATGACGTTAAGCGGATCGTCTTCAGTTCAACGGCGGCAACGTACGGCGAGCCGAAACAAGTGCCAATCAAGGAATCTGATCCCCAAGTGCCAACTAACCCTTATGGTGAAAGTAAGTTGGCGATGGAAAAAATCATGCATTGGTCCGACTTAGCATACGGCATCAAGTTCGTGGCGCTTCGTTACTTCAACGTGGCTGGCGCTAAACCAGATGGCAGTATCGGTGAAGACCACGCCCCAGAAACGCACTTGGTTCCGATTATTTTACAAGTCGCTGCTGGCGAACGGGATCAATTACAGATCTTCGGTGATGACTATCCAACGCCTGATGGGACGAATGTGCGCGATTACGTTCACGTGGTCGACTTAGCAGACGCCCATATCTTGGCGCTCGAATATCTCAAACAAGGTCATGACAGTGATGCGTTCAACCTCGGTTCTTCAACTGGCTTTTCTAACAAACAAATGTTGGATGCTGCGCGTGAAGTGACTGGGAAGCCAATTCCAGCCGTTATGGCACCGCGGCGTGCGGGTGACCCAAGTACCTTGGTTGCCGCTAGTGATAAAGCGCGGAAGGTCTTGGGCTGGAAGCCACAATACGATGACGTCAAGGAAATTATTAAGACGGCTTGGACTTGGAAAGAAAGTCATCCAGCTGGCTATGACGATCGGGGAGGCCAGAACTAA
- a CDS encoding nucleoside phosphorylase — MNFLPITNYDSSPKAIINPFRDEGYQFPDKMLLAFVTPEVMRKFSQEYNAEALATFPMFSGAIQVFQINWHGETMGVCRSVLGAPAAAQIMEFLIAYGAKQIIAVGSCGVLREIPENSFLIVTEALRDEGTSYHYLPAAPSIQLDSDIIASVQASLRKNSVAAKTVKTWTTDAFFRETPALADQYVAQGFEVVEMECSALAAIARFRRIKFGQILFTADSLANPKAWVARNRGRGAHTMALINALNCLIDL; from the coding sequence ATGAATTTTCTTCCGATAACTAACTATGATTCTTCACCTAAAGCGATTATTAATCCCTTTAGAGATGAAGGTTATCAATTTCCAGATAAGATGTTACTGGCATTCGTAACGCCAGAAGTGATGCGTAAGTTTAGTCAAGAATACAACGCTGAAGCGTTAGCAACTTTTCCGATGTTTTCGGGTGCCATTCAGGTCTTTCAAATTAATTGGCATGGTGAAACGATGGGGGTCTGTCGTTCGGTTTTGGGTGCACCAGCCGCTGCACAGATTATGGAATTCCTAATTGCTTATGGTGCCAAACAGATTATTGCGGTAGGCTCTTGCGGTGTTCTGCGAGAAATTCCAGAGAATTCTTTTTTAATTGTTACGGAAGCTTTGCGTGATGAGGGGACGTCCTATCATTACTTGCCAGCAGCGCCAAGTATTCAGCTTGATTCGGACATAATTGCATCTGTTCAGGCGTCACTACGCAAGAATTCAGTTGCAGCAAAAACCGTCAAGACTTGGACAACCGACGCTTTCTTTCGTGAGACACCTGCATTGGCTGATCAGTATGTGGCACAGGGATTTGAAGTCGTGGAGATGGAATGCTCAGCACTAGCCGCAATTGCTCGTTTTCGCAGGATAAAGTTTGGCCAGATTCTTTTCACGGCTGACTCTTTAGCTAATCCCAAAGCATGGGTAGCACGGAATAGAGGACGAGGTGCGCATACAATGGCATTAATCAATGCGCTGAACTGTTTGATTGACCTTTAG
- a CDS encoding helix-turn-helix domain-containing protein produces MSEKLTDLQKSIQQATAALNGDYSNVTVHESSLQPVPHYSAQDIKAIRSELGITQRVLAVILAVSPRTVEAWEAGKSQPNGSACRLLQLIQQYPNLIEEIFTTK; encoded by the coding sequence ATGAGCGAAAAATTAACTGATCTACAAAAAAGCATCCAACAAGCAACTGCAGCGCTAAACGGTGATTATTCAAACGTCACGGTCCACGAATCATCGCTACAACCAGTACCCCATTATTCGGCACAAGACATCAAAGCGATTCGTTCAGAGCTTGGCATCACACAGCGCGTTCTGGCGGTAATTTTGGCGGTCTCCCCGCGCACGGTTGAAGCTTGGGAAGCTGGCAAATCTCAGCCAAATGGCAGCGCCTGCCGGTTACTACAATTAATTCAGCAGTATCCTAACTTGATTGAAGAAATTTTTACGACTAAGTGA
- a CDS encoding galactokinase, which translates to MKTSDLKQEFTEAFDTTPERVFFSPGRINLIGEHTDYNGGHVFPCAITIGTYGVYAPRTDTTVRMYSANIPDAGVVTFDVNDLAYDKAAGWTNYPKGMMNEIAKTGVKFDHGFDFYVHGNMPDGAGLSSSASIELLTGIMLNTGFDLNISQLDLVKIGQKCENNYVGVNSGIMDQFAVGMGKKDQAILLDTNTMDYSYAPVKLGNNVIVIMNTNKRRELADSKYNERRSECEEALRRLQTKLDIKSLGDLTNDQFDEAAYLINDETLIKRARHAVFENQRAIRATKALADDDLTTFGELVTASHVSLHFDYEVTGKELDTLAETAWKQPGVLGARMTGAGFGGCGIAIVDKDKVDDFKANVGKVYRDTIGYDADFYIAEIADGPKEL; encoded by the coding sequence ATGAAAACTAGCGACTTAAAACAGGAGTTTACCGAAGCCTTTGATACCACACCAGAACGGGTCTTCTTCTCACCTGGTCGGATTAACTTGATCGGTGAACATACTGATTACAACGGCGGTCACGTCTTCCCATGTGCGATTACGATTGGGACATACGGGGTCTACGCACCACGGACGGATACGACGGTTCGGATGTATTCCGCAAACATTCCAGATGCGGGCGTCGTGACTTTCGACGTTAACGATTTAGCCTATGATAAAGCCGCTGGTTGGACGAACTATCCTAAAGGGATGATGAATGAAATCGCCAAGACCGGGGTCAAATTCGATCATGGGTTCGACTTCTACGTTCACGGTAACATGCCAGACGGCGCTGGCCTGTCTTCATCCGCTTCAATCGAATTATTGACTGGAATCATGTTGAACACTGGGTTTGACCTCAACATCAGCCAATTAGACTTAGTTAAGATTGGCCAAAAGTGTGAAAACAACTACGTAGGCGTTAACTCCGGGATCATGGACCAATTTGCCGTTGGAATGGGTAAAAAAGATCAAGCAATTTTACTAGATACCAACACGATGGACTATTCCTATGCGCCAGTTAAACTTGGTAACAACGTCATTGTCATCATGAACACGAACAAACGCCGTGAATTAGCAGATTCCAAGTACAACGAACGTCGCTCAGAATGTGAAGAAGCACTGCGGCGCTTACAAACTAAGTTGGACATCAAGTCTCTCGGCGATTTGACCAACGACCAATTCGATGAAGCAGCTTACCTCATCAATGACGAAACCTTGATCAAACGCGCTCGTCACGCGGTCTTCGAAAACCAACGTGCGATTCGCGCAACTAAGGCGTTAGCTGATGATGATTTGACGACCTTTGGCGAATTAGTTACGGCTTCACACGTTTCATTACACTTTGACTACGAAGTAACTGGGAAAGAATTGGATACTTTAGCTGAAACGGCTTGGAAACAACCTGGCGTATTAGGTGCGCGGATGACTGGTGCCGGCTTTGGTGGCTGTGGTATCGCCATCGTTGACAAGGATAAGGTCGATGATTTCAAAGCCAACGTCGGTAAAGTTTACCGCGACACGATCGGCTACGACGCTGACTTCTACATCGCAGAAATCGCTGACGGCCCTAAGGAACTTTAA
- a CDS encoding beta-galactosidase small subunit: MAYTNNQLHVIYGDGSLGLAGDNFHYLFSYERGGLESLLVNGKEWLYRTPTPVFWRATTDNDHGSGFSTKSAQWYAADKFSTCQDIQLTVDDQAITPLPIAPLNNRYTDHETATKVSLAYQFVTTTVPSTTVTVTYTVTADGQINVATHYAGKAGLPELPAFGLRFIMPTTANGFDYTGLSGETYPDRLAGASHGQFHVDSLPVTPYLVPQECGMHMQTEEVTVTRSTTQNNADHSSEPFSLTFSQVDVPFAFSCLPYTAAELENATHMEELPLARRTVLSIFGAVRGVGGIDSWGTDVESQYHIPADQDIDFSFNIHF; encoded by the coding sequence ATGGCTTACACAAATAATCAGTTACACGTTATTTACGGTGATGGCAGCTTAGGCCTGGCCGGCGATAACTTCCACTACCTATTCAGTTACGAGCGCGGTGGTCTCGAATCACTACTCGTCAACGGCAAGGAATGGCTTTATCGGACGCCGACACCAGTCTTCTGGCGCGCAACCACCGACAATGATCACGGGAGCGGTTTTTCGACTAAATCAGCGCAGTGGTACGCGGCTGACAAATTCTCAACCTGCCAAGACATTCAATTGACGGTTGATGACCAAGCCATCACGCCATTACCGATCGCACCGCTCAACAATCGCTACACCGACCATGAAACGGCCACGAAAGTCTCCTTGGCTTATCAATTCGTGACGACGACCGTTCCTAGCACGACGGTCACAGTCACCTACACCGTGACGGCCGATGGTCAGATCAACGTGGCGACGCACTATGCTGGCAAAGCTGGCTTACCGGAGTTACCAGCATTCGGGTTGCGGTTCATCATGCCAACGACCGCAAACGGCTTCGATTACACCGGACTATCAGGCGAAACCTATCCTGACCGTTTAGCCGGCGCTAGTCATGGCCAGTTCCACGTTGACAGTCTACCCGTCACCCCTTATCTGGTGCCACAAGAATGCGGCATGCACATGCAGACGGAAGAAGTCACGGTGACGCGGTCAACGACGCAAAACAACGCTGACCATAGCAGCGAACCCTTCAGCCTGACGTTCAGTCAAGTTGACGTACCCTTCGCCTTCAGTTGCTTACCTTATACCGCCGCAGAACTGGAAAACGCCACTCATATGGAAGAACTACCGTTAGCTCGGCGGACCGTCCTCTCGATTTTCGGTGCCGTTCGTGGTGTCGGTGGGATCGACAGTTGGGGAACCGACGTCGAATCCCAGTACCACATTCCAGCTGATCAGGATATCGATTTCAGCTTCAATATCCATTTTTAA